A window of Littorina saxatilis isolate snail1 linkage group LG7, US_GU_Lsax_2.0, whole genome shotgun sequence contains these coding sequences:
- the LOC138971176 gene encoding uncharacterized protein gives MPPRRAASRRVAEVTRAAAGRPRASNQTASQRQPGGFESATAGGEESATALAAVLAELRRLGERQETCQVAIVSLQKDNQRLQEAVSGDREAIASTSGSMTTGTSNSTLSGSVANLVNTITGTEYGEPSSGLILVE, from the exons ATGCCTCCCAGGAGGGCAGCGTCAAGGCGGGTAGCCGAAGTGACCCGAGCCGCTGCAGGTCGGCCGAGGGCCAGCAACCAGACAGCCTCGCAGCGACAACCCGGTGGGTTTGAGTCAGCCACAGCAGGAGGGGAAGAAAGCGCCACTGCTTTGGCCGCGGTATTGGCAGAACTACGCAGGCTGGGGGAGCGGCAAGAGACCTGCCAAGTGGCCATTGTCTCGCTCCAGAAAGACAACCAACGTCTGCAAGAAGCTGTTTCGGGTGATCGTGAGGCCATCGCCTCAACATCGGGATCGATGACAACCGGTACCAGCAATTCTACCCTGTCTGGCTCGGTTGCCAACCTGGTCAACACAATCACAG GCACAGAGTACGGGGAGCCATCCAGCGGGTTGATCCTGGTGGAGTAG